DNA sequence from the Oceanipulchritudo coccoides genome:
GATGAAGGCATAGTTGCTGAAACCAGCGGGGTTAGCCTCGCCACTGATTCGAAGACGAAAGGCAAGCTGTCCATCGGTCCGGCTGGTATCATCCCCGCCATTCCAGAACTGCACGTAAAATCCCGGGTTATCGGCATTTCCGACTATATCAATGTCTGCCGCCTGAGCCTGCTCATCGTTAAAGTAGTCGGACTGTCGGGTGGGATCAGAGGGAAGAATGGCTTGCCAATCGGTTGTCGGGCCATCGATGACAATTGCCCCCTGAAGCGAAAGACAACTCCCTGAAAGCAGAAAAAGAAAATAGTGCACCCTGTACATAGAATTGAATATTGAATCTGGTTGACTCTATTTATGCAACTGGCGAACCGGATGGATTGAAGTTAGTACAGGGACAATTTCCTCTATTAGGAAACCTAATACCGCCCATTCAAGGTTTATGCCATCCCCTTCAGAGATTTGGCGGTAGCACTTCGCTTGATGGACTTAAGTTCTTCGAATGGACCCGCGTGCAGAACCTCCCCACCCTGTGTCCCGCCTCCCGGGCCCAGATCAATAATCCAGTCGGCGAGGCGAATGACATCGATATTGTGCTCAATCATGATCAGGGTCTGTCCCTGTTCGCGCAGTTTAAAGAGCAAGTCCATCAGGTGCTGGATATCGACCCAATGCAGACCCGTCGTCGGTTCATCAAGGATGTAGAGATTGTGGCTGCGCTGGCTTTTACTCAGCTCAAGGGACAACTTTAGGCGCTGGGCCTCCCCACCGCTGAGGGTCGGGGCAGCCTGTCCCAGGCGGATGTATCCGAGACCCACGGCCTGAAGTGTCTCCAGCTTGGCCCGCAACTTTGGCTGGTGGGCAAAGAGGTCCACCGCCGAATCAACCGTCAGGTCCAGCACATCGGCAATATTGTATCCCTTGAAACGGACTTCCAAGGTCTCCCGGTTATAGCGATGGCCGTGGCAACTTGGACACTCTGTGTAGACATCGCTGAGAAACTGCATATCCAGCTTGATTGCTCCGTCTCCCTGACAGCGCTCACAACGACCCCCACGGACATTGAAACTGAACCGTCCCGGACCATACCCGCGGACCTTGGCCAGCGGGGTCTGCGCAAAAAGTTTTCTCAGGTCATCAAATATCTTCGTGAAGGTGGCTGGGTTTGAGCGCGGGCTACGCCCAATCGGACTTTGGTCAACGCGAACCACGCGCTCGAATGAGGAAAGTCCATCAATTCCCCTGTGACGACCGGGTATTTCCTTGGCCCTGTTTAGCTTGAAAGCCGCCGCTTTGCCAAGGACGTCATTTACCAGTGTACTTTTTCCCGATCCACTGACACCCGTGACAACAGTCAGCAATCCCATTGGAAAAGCGACATCGATTTCTTTTAGATTATGCTCATGGGCCCCTTTTACCCTCACCCAGCCCTCAGTGGGTTCCTTGATCGGGACTGAGCGCTCCACCCTGGCCCGCCCACTGAGAAAAGCTCCCGTTTGCGAATGTTTATCCTTCGTAGCTTCCTTGACGGTCCCTTGAAAAACGAGCTCTCCCCCAGCCTCCCCGGCTCCCGGGCCAATCTCCAGAAGATGATCGGATGCCCGGATGACATCAGGATCATGCTCAACAACGATGACGCTGTTCCCACGATCGCGAAGATCGGTCAAGGTCCGAAGAAGGTCTGCTGTGTTGGCCGGGTGGAGCCCGATGGTCGGCTCATCCAAGACGTAGGTCACGCCGACAAGGCCCATTCCGACCTGTGTCGCCAAACGTACCCGCTGGGCTTCCCCGCCGCTCAGGCTGGCGTAGGATCGGTCAAGGGACAGGTAACTCAAACCCACCTCGTTGAGGAACTGCAGACGATTGTGTAGTCCCTTTATAGCTTCCTCAAAACCCGGCAGTTTCAACCCTTCAACAAAGGCCTGTGCCTCGCCAAGCGTGCCTCCCAGAAACTCCGTGTACGGCGTGCCGGCGAGAAGAACTGAGCGGGATGACTTCTTCAGGCGGGCCCCGCCACAATCTTCACAGCGATTCCGTATCTGGTAAGCCATGAGCCGATGACGAAATCCATCGCTTGAGGTATCCCTGCGTGAACGCTCCAGGTCAGCCAGCACGCCTTCAAAACGAGCCGGCTGAGGCTTCCGGTTACCGGGCTTAAGTTTGAACAGGAATTCGCGCTCTCCGGTACCGTACAAAATTGCCTTCCGCACATCCTCGGACAGGTCCTTCCAGGGAACCGTTGGATCAAATGGCAATTGTTCAGCCAGCTGCTTTAGCTGGGCATTCCGGGCAATGATCATTTTTCTCGACCCGATTCGCCATGGCTTGAGCGCCCCTTTGCGAACGGATTTTTCCGGATCGGGTACGAGCAGCTCCGGAGTGAATTGAAGTGTCTCCCCCAGCCCGCCACAGGTTCGGCACGCACCGTCGGGATGATCCCAGGAGAAGTGCCTTGGGGTGATCTCCGGGAAGACTGTTCCGCATTTCTCACAGGCAAAATGCTGGCTGACCGGAATGCTTCGCCAGCTTTCGCTCCCTTTATCCTGCAACAGGACAAAGGCCCGATTGTCGGCTTCCCGAAAAGCCAGTTCAAGCGAATCAGCCAGCCTGCTGCGTTGGTCCGGTCTCAGGATGAGCCGGTCAATGATGAGATCCATCTGCTGCTCACCCTTCAGGCCGGAGAACAAGTCAGGATCCTCCAATTCAAGAATCTTCCCGTCCAGACGAACCCGCAAATACCCCTTCTGCTTCAGGTGTGGCACCTCGTTCCGGAGAACTGAAACTTTGGCCTCCATGTAAGGGGCGACCACCATCACCCGGCTTCCTTCAGGTTCGGTGAATATCCGTCCCAAGCAATCATCCAGGGATTGCTGCACAATTCGGCCCCCATCCTCGGGACAGTAGGCCTCCCCACACAGCGACCAGAGTAGCCTCGCAAAATCAGCAATTTCGGTGATTGAGGCGACAGTGCTGCGCGGATTCGCCCCCGTGCCTGTTCGTTGCTCAATGGCTATGACCGGCGTAAGCCCTTCTATGTAATCCACTTCCGGACGCTCGATTTGCTCCATGATCTGCCGGGCACGGGTCGAAAGGCTGTCCATGAACTTGCGGTATCCCTCCGCAAAAAGCGTATCAAAAGCCAGTGAGGATTTACCCGATCCACTGACCCCCGTGATGACGACCATTTGTTCACGCGGTATCGAAACATCAATCCCCTTCAGGTTGTGGACCTTGGCGCCCTTGATATGAATCACTTTTTCCATCCGATTGACAGGAACTGAATCACTCACCGCGGATTCTTTCAAGTTGCATCCGGCAATTACAAAAGAGGACATCGAAACCGCTTTTATTTGTCATTTTGCAAAGCCGTGCTAGGATTAAAACAGAATGAGTATTACTACCCCCACGATCTATATCAAACCAGGCTGCCCCTGGTGCCGACAGGCCATGTCGTTCTTCTCGCAACATGGCGTTCAGTTGGAAGTGCGTGATGTGACCGCAAGCACGCAAAATATGAAGCGCATGCTGGATATCAGCGGTCAATCCCTCACGCCGACTTTTGAGTTCGGGGAATTTGTTGTGGCCGATTTCTCGGTTGACGAGTTTATCGATGCCCTCGAACAAGTCCCCGAAGTCAAACAGCAGCTCGGCTTTGGTGACGAGGAAGACTGGAACTGATTAAAACTCGGCGTTTCCGGGTGTACGGGCAAATGGAATGACGTCACGGATATTTCCGACGCCAGTCACAAACATCAGCATGCGCTCGAAGCCAAGCCCAAATCCTGCATGAGGTGCGCTTCCGTAACGGCGTAGGTCACGGTACCACCAGTAATCTTCCTTCGAAAGCTCGTGGTGTTCCATTGCCGCGTCAAGGCGATCAAGGCGTTCCTCGCGTTGACTGCCACCGATGATTTCTCCGATTCCCGGAACCAGGACGTCCATTGCAGCGACCGTCTTGTCGTCATTGTTCTGACGCATGTAGAACGGTTTAATTTCCTTCGGATAATTATAGACTGTGACGGGTCGCTTGAAGTGCTTTTCCGTCAGGTAACGTTCGTGCTCGCTTTGCAGATTGGCCCCGTAGCGGATCGGAAAGTCAAACTTCTCACCGGAATTCTCCAGCAATTCCACCGCTTCGGTGTAGGATAGGCGTTCGAAAGGTCGCTCCGTGACAAATCTCAGGCGCTCGTGCAGGCCCTTGTCGACAAACTTTCCAAACATTTCCAAGTCGCCAGCGCAATGCTCGAGAATATCGCTGATGAGATACTTGATGAATTCCTCGGCGAGGTCCATATCACCCTCCAAGTCACAGAAGGCCACCTCCGGTTCAATCATCCAGAACTCGCTGGCATGCCGGGATGTATTTGAATTTTCAGCACGGAATGTCGGTCCAAATGTGTAGACCTTGCTATGGGAGAGGGCAAAAATTTCTGCCTCCAACTGGCCGCTTACGGTAAGATAAGTGGGCCGCTCAAAGAAATCCTTTGAATAATCAATTTCGCCCTCTTCAGTCCGTGGCGGATCTTTGGGATCGAGTGTGCTGACCCGGAACATTTCCCCCGCCCCCTCACAGTCGCTCGCTGTGATTAAGGGCGTGTGTACATAAATGAATTCGCGTTCCTGGAAAAACTGGTGCACCGCATAGGCAAGCCGCGAGCGCACGCGGAAAACCGCACCGAACAGATTTGCGCGCGGACGCAGGTGCGCGATT
Encoded proteins:
- the asnS gene encoding asparagine--tRNA ligase, encoding MKKLNVKAALGATSAEESVKVSGWVRTRRDAKGFSFLEINDGTCLANLQAIVDEKCPEFGQIHEFTTGSAVCVQGALVESQGAGQAWEIQASKLELIGKAEDSYPLQKKRHSLEYLREIAHLRPRANLFGAVFRVRSRLAYAVHQFFQEREFIYVHTPLITASDCEGAGEMFRVSTLDPKDPPRTEEGEIDYSKDFFERPTYLTVSGQLEAEIFALSHSKVYTFGPTFRAENSNTSRHASEFWMIEPEVAFCDLEGDMDLAEEFIKYLISDILEHCAGDLEMFGKFVDKGLHERLRFVTERPFERLSYTEAVELLENSGEKFDFPIRYGANLQSEHERYLTEKHFKRPVTVYNYPKEIKPFYMRQNNDDKTVAAMDVLVPGIGEIIGGSQREERLDRLDAAMEHHELSKEDYWWYRDLRRYGSAPHAGFGLGFERMLMFVTGVGNIRDVIPFARTPGNAEF
- the uvrA gene encoding excinuclease ABC subunit UvrA, producing the protein MSSFVIAGCNLKESAVSDSVPVNRMEKVIHIKGAKVHNLKGIDVSIPREQMVVITGVSGSGKSSLAFDTLFAEGYRKFMDSLSTRARQIMEQIERPEVDYIEGLTPVIAIEQRTGTGANPRSTVASITEIADFARLLWSLCGEAYCPEDGGRIVQQSLDDCLGRIFTEPEGSRVMVVAPYMEAKVSVLRNEVPHLKQKGYLRVRLDGKILELEDPDLFSGLKGEQQMDLIIDRLILRPDQRSRLADSLELAFREADNRAFVLLQDKGSESWRSIPVSQHFACEKCGTVFPEITPRHFSWDHPDGACRTCGGLGETLQFTPELLVPDPEKSVRKGALKPWRIGSRKMIIARNAQLKQLAEQLPFDPTVPWKDLSEDVRKAILYGTGEREFLFKLKPGNRKPQPARFEGVLADLERSRRDTSSDGFRHRLMAYQIRNRCEDCGGARLKKSSRSVLLAGTPYTEFLGGTLGEAQAFVEGLKLPGFEEAIKGLHNRLQFLNEVGLSYLSLDRSYASLSGGEAQRVRLATQVGMGLVGVTYVLDEPTIGLHPANTADLLRTLTDLRDRGNSVIVVEHDPDVIRASDHLLEIGPGAGEAGGELVFQGTVKEATKDKHSQTGAFLSGRARVERSVPIKEPTEGWVRVKGAHEHNLKEIDVAFPMGLLTVVTGVSGSGKSTLVNDVLGKAAAFKLNRAKEIPGRHRGIDGLSSFERVVRVDQSPIGRSPRSNPATFTKIFDDLRKLFAQTPLAKVRGYGPGRFSFNVRGGRCERCQGDGAIKLDMQFLSDVYTECPSCHGHRYNRETLEVRFKGYNIADVLDLTVDSAVDLFAHQPKLRAKLETLQAVGLGYIRLGQAAPTLSGGEAQRLKLSLELSKSQRSHNLYILDEPTTGLHWVDIQHLMDLLFKLREQGQTLIMIEHNIDVIRLADWIIDLGPGGGTQGGEVLHAGPFEELKSIKRSATAKSLKGMA
- a CDS encoding glutaredoxin family protein, which encodes MSITTPTIYIKPGCPWCRQAMSFFSQHGVQLEVRDVTASTQNMKRMLDISGQSLTPTFEFGEFVVADFSVDEFIDALEQVPEVKQQLGFGDEEDWN